A genomic region of Ictidomys tridecemlineatus isolate mIctTri1 chromosome 10, mIctTri1.hap1, whole genome shotgun sequence contains the following coding sequences:
- the Atf7ip2 gene encoding activating transcription factor 7-interacting protein 2 isoform X8, which produces MKTLICHQIVLSLFLKDIRKTASRNFNNSPNATPEVRSVKKKLDFVIDLTKEALSNFNTEIPAPTQESPSKAALNSKEIIPVAENTAEGFDSFEHLPPLPEPPPLLPELVDKIQDTLPPQKPELKVKRVRRPMGIALTWNISEVDPRCAPVESYHLFLCHGNSANTLIWKKVGGIKAFPLPMACTLSQLLTSDKYYFTIQSKDIFGRYGPFSDIKSVPRFSTNLT; this is translated from the exons aTATTAGAAAAACAGCATCAAGAAATTTCAACAATTCACCAAATGCTACACCAGAAGTCAGG AGTGTAAAGAAGAAACttgattttgttattgatttgACCAAAGAAGCCCTGTCCAACTTCAACACAG AAATTCCAGCACCTACCCAGGAGTCACCTTCGAAAGCTGctttaaattcaaaagaaataatcCCAGTGGCAGAAAATACAGCTGAG GGTTTTGATTCCTTTGAGCACCTGCCACCTCTCCCAGAACCACCACCACTACTCCCTGAATTGGTGGACAAAATCCAGGACACACTCCCTCCCCAGAAGCCAGAGCTCAAAGTGAAGCGTGTGCGGAGACCCATGGGCATCGCCCTGACTTGGAACATCAGCGAGGTCGACCCTAGGTGTGCTCCTGTGGAGAGCTACCACCTCTTCCTGTGCCACGGGAACTCAGCTAACACGTTGATTTGGAAGAAAGTTGGAGGAATCAAAGCTTTTCCACTCCCAATGGCCTGTACTCTGTCTCAGTTATTGACTTCCGACAAGTATTATTTTACTATCCAGTCAAAAGACATTTTTGGGCGATATGGACCATTTTCTGACATAAAATCTGTCCCTAGGTTTTCTACAAATCTTacctaa